One Helicobacter cetorum MIT 00-7128 DNA window includes the following coding sequences:
- the pnuC gene encoding nicotinamide riboside transporter PnuC, with product MNLSKTFYFTLFLACAFLIAINFLTKGSSLNLIASLSGVLYAFFAGEKKVVCFFFGFIYNISYAILAHLWGLKAEVILNLFLYMPMGIYGLISWKKLENLGEVKIRALDLKMRVVLAFSIVALTYLGVFFFDWMQSNYILLESFIFVVFIIAFILQVLRFVESYFLVTLGNMASIMVWFGIFKISTESLTQLLTTILFLFIGMYYFNRWNRSCRQ from the coding sequence ATGAATTTATCCAAGACATTTTATTTTACGCTTTTTTTAGCATGCGCTTTTTTAATTGCTATAAATTTTTTAACTAAGGGTTCAAGCTTAAATCTTATTGCCTCATTAAGCGGGGTGCTATACGCATTTTTTGCCGGAGAGAAAAAGGTTGTTTGCTTTTTCTTTGGGTTTATCTATAATATTTCTTATGCGATTTTAGCGCATTTATGGGGGTTGAAAGCCGAAGTGATTTTAAATCTATTTTTATATATGCCTATGGGGATTTATGGATTAATTTCATGGAAAAAATTAGAAAATTTAGGGGAAGTGAAAATTAGAGCCTTAGATTTAAAGATGCGTGTTGTATTAGCATTTAGTATAGTGGCTTTGACTTATTTAGGCGTATTCTTTTTTGACTGGATGCAATCTAATTATATTTTGTTAGAGAGTTTTATTTTTGTGGTTTTTATCATAGCCTTTATTTTGCAGGTGTTGCGTTTTGTGGAGAGCTACTTTTTAGTAACTTTGGGTAATATGGCGTCTATTATGGTATGGTTTGGTATCTTTAAAATTTCTACAGAGAGTTTGACGCAACTACTCACAACGATTTTATTTCTCTTTATTGGCATGTATTATTTTAATCGGTGGAACAGGTCATGCAGGCAGTGA